The following DNA comes from Streptomyces sp. Ag109_O5-10.
CTCGGCGAGGGTCCGGCCGCGGCGCCGCCTGGGCAGCCCGGTGGGCCCTTCCTCGTCCTCGTCCTCGGTCGGCTCGGCGGCGGACTCGTGGACCGGCGCGGGGTCGAGCGGCGCCGGTACCGGTGCGGCCGGCTCCGTCTCCTGAGCCGAGGCCGGTTCGTCGGCGGCCGGGCGGGTCAGCAGGTCCTGCGGGACCAGCATCAGCACTCCGGTGCCGCCGCGCGCCGACGGCCGGAACGACACCTTCAGACCGTGCTTGCGGGCCAGCCGGCCCACCACCGCGAGCCCCAGCCGGGTGCCGGTCAGGCCGCCGAGCTCGGTGCTGTCACCGGCGACCGCGCGCTCGGCGCGGCGCAGCTGCACCTCGCCCATCACCAGCCCGCTGTCCTCCACGGACACGATGACCCCGGCCGGTACCTCCTCCACGTACACGTGGACCTCGGCCGTGGGGGGCGAGAAGTTGGCCGCGTTGTCGAGGAGTTCGGCCAGTGCGTGCATGACACCCTCGGCGGCGTGTCCGGCCACGGCCGTCTCGCTCACCGAGTGCACCCGCACCCGGCGGTAACCGCTGATGCGGCCCATCGCGCCGCGCAGGATCGACTCCATGCTGATCGGGCGCGCCCACCGGCGGCCGGAGCGCGCCCCGGTGAGCACGGCGATGGAGTCGGCGAGCCGGCCCGCCTGGGCCGTGCGGTGGTCGAGGTGCAGCAGGTCGGCGAGGACCTCCTCGTCGGAGTGCCGGTCCTCCATGGCCCGCAGGTCGGCGAGGGTGGCGGTGGCCAGGGCCTGCATGCGCCCGGCCGCGTTGCCGGCGGCGGCGATCGCGGCGGCCCGTTCCCGTGCGGCGCGCTCCAGTTCGGCGGTGAGCCGGGCGTTCTCCTGCTGGTACCAGTCCAGTTCCTGGCCGCTGTCCTGCTGGATCCGCGCCCGCTCCTGCTTGAAGGACTCGGCGAACTCGCTGCGCTGCTGCGCCAGTTCGTCGATCAGCCGCTGCTGCTCCTGGCGCGCCTCCTCGGTGGCCCTGGCCTGTTGCTGGAGCAGCCGCCCGAGGTCCTGGCTCACCGCCTCCAGCCGGCGCCGGGCGGCGCGGGCGGTCCGCGCCGCGTGCACGGCCCAGGTCACCGCCGCGCACAGCAGCAGTGCGGCCGCGCTCGCGCCGAGGGCGAGGGGTGTGCGTACCGAGGCCGGCGCGGCGGTCGTCGCGGCGACGACCGCGAGGGCCGACGCCACCGCGGTCAGCGCGAAGGTCGGAACGAGCGTACGGAGGGCAGGTCGTTCGCCGGGATGCGTGGGCGCGGTCATCGTTCCGGTCTGGTCCTCGGAGCGGGTAGGGATGCGTGTCCGGTGAAGGAGTTGTGACGCTCGGTGCTGAACTGCGCGTCACTATACGAGAGTTCGTGATCGAAGCAGAACGGTTCCGGTCCCATCGCGGAAATTCCGGGACCGGCATGGAGGCTTGCTGTGCTCCGGCTGTGAACGATCCTGTGCGCCGCCGTGTCCGAAGGCGTCCGCCGCGACCGCGACACCGTCGGCGGTGCCGTAGTCGCCCGTTCCGGTTTTGTCGCCGACCGCCAGGGCATGACCGTCCGTCGGCTTCGCGTAGGTGGTTGAGACGGCCAGGGGAGTGGTGGTGTCGGTGACCCGCCCGGGCTCCGCCGAGTCCAGCTCCGGCTCCCACCGGTCCAGGCGCGTCACCCCGTCCCCGAGCGAACGGCACAGCCCCGTCACCGCCGCCGGCCCACCCGGTTGCTCCAGCAACAGGTCGGCCGCGGTGTTGTCGCCGTACTCGATCGCGGCTCCGCACACCTCCGCGACCGTCATTCCCGCGGTGAGATTCTCCGGCTCTCCGGTGACCGGAGCGCCGCCTCCCGGGCGAACACCCCGATCCGGGGCCCGTGTTCGCGCTCCGGGGCGCGCAGTCCCGTGGCCGCCTTCGGCGCGGGCGCGGTGGTCACCGCCGCCCGCGGAGCCGAGGCCGGCACCGTGCGACGCGACGGTTTCCGCGCTACCGCTCCATCACCGGGACGGCAGTCAGGGGACGCAGTCGCGGGTGCCCGGGTTCAGCCATGGACGGGTGATAAATCCGACGCCGGTATCCGGTCGGCCGTAGCTCCCGCATCGTCGCAAATGATCCAAACGTCTATACGATGACGCGTGGAACGCCCCGGGCGCGGAGAACCTCTTGGAGTGCGCAGGCCGACGACGGGGACGGTGTCGAGGGGGGCGATGCCTTTCATGGCAGGCGACTGGGGCCGGGTGGCCGCGTGGGCGGTCCGGTTCGTGCGGCACACGCTGCGCGGCGAATGGCACGCCGTCGTGGTGGACCCGGTACGGCAGCTGGTGCGGCGCGGGCTGTCCGGGCTCGTGCTGGCGTTCGTGGCCGCGTTCGGCGTCATCTTCTTCCACGGCATCGCCCAGCACCCCTTCGGCCGGCGGCTGGTGTGGCACCTCGGCGGCGTCACTGCCGACCTGCCCCTGTGGCTCTCCCTGCTGCGCACCCCGGTCTCGCTCTACGTCCCGGCGCTCGACCTGCCGGTCTGGGCGGGCATCACCCAGCTCTTCCTCGCCTTCGCGCTCGCCGAACTCGCCCTCGGCCGCGGCCGCACCCTCGCCGTCGCGTACCTCACCACCCTGGCCGGCACGATGACCGCCCGGGTGATGGTCGCGCTCGGCCCCGGCTGGTGGGGTCTCGGACTGCCCCCGGAGGCCGGCCGGATCCTCGACACGGGGCCGTCCGCCG
Coding sequences within:
- a CDS encoding ATP-binding protein, whose translation is MTAPTHPGERPALRTLVPTFALTAVASALAVVAATTAAPASVRTPLALGASAAALLLCAAVTWAVHAARTARAARRRLEAVSQDLGRLLQQQARATEEARQEQQRLIDELAQQRSEFAESFKQERARIQQDSGQELDWYQQENARLTAELERAARERAAAIAAAGNAAGRMQALATATLADLRAMEDRHSDEEVLADLLHLDHRTAQAGRLADSIAVLTGARSGRRWARPISMESILRGAMGRISGYRRVRVHSVSETAVAGHAAEGVMHALAELLDNAANFSPPTAEVHVYVEEVPAGVIVSVEDSGLVMGEVQLRRAERAVAGDSTELGGLTGTRLGLAVVGRLARKHGLKVSFRPSARGGTGVLMLVPQDLLTRPAADEPASAQETEPAAPVPAPLDPAPVHESAAEPTEDEDEEGPTGLPRRRRGRTLAEAERRAAPQPAEPRPAPAAADAQVRAARFNSFRQAVRPATHDTPSAETTETPGAAGGPAAPHAPTPTHDPVPAPHPESGPELTSHPHAYPEGDPTP